A window from Mycobacterium saskatchewanense encodes these proteins:
- the rseA gene encoding anti-sigma E factor RseA: MADPGNVGHLFRRAFSWLPSQFASQSDAPVGAPRRFGSTEHLSVEAIAAFVDGELRMNAHLRAAHHLSLCPDCAAEVEDQSRARAALRDSHPIRIPSTLLGLLADIPRWSDDDTAAAEVADGLAGRDVRGQRKRR; the protein is encoded by the coding sequence ATGGCCGACCCCGGAAATGTGGGGCATCTGTTCCGGCGCGCGTTCTCCTGGCTGCCATCCCAATTCGCCTCGCAAAGCGACGCACCGGTCGGGGCGCCCCGCCGGTTCGGGTCCACCGAGCATCTGTCCGTCGAGGCGATCGCCGCGTTCGTCGACGGTGAGCTGCGAATGAACGCCCACCTGCGGGCTGCGCATCACCTCTCGCTGTGTCCGGATTGCGCGGCCGAGGTCGAGGATCAGAGCCGGGCACGCGCGGCACTGCGCGACTCCCATCCCATCCGCATCCCCAGCACACTGCTCGGGCTGCTTGCCGACATTCCGCGTTGGTCGGACGACGACACCGCTGCGGCGGAGGTAGCCGACGGGTTGGCCGGGCGCGACGTACGCGGCCAGCGCAAACGCCGCTGA
- the sigE gene encoding RNA polymerase sigma factor SigE, producing MDRGGRSVRGMGNRHLQLRVSDCNELSILDGRSESEELNITTLLSPTSMSHPQDRRDDEWAETPDELSGTAVFDATGDKAAMPSWDELVRQHADRVYRLAYRLSGNQHDAEDLTQETFIRVFRSVQNYQPGTFEGWLHRITTNLFLDMVRRRARIRMEALPEDYDRVPADEPNPEQIYHDSRLGPDLQAALDSLPPEFRAAVVLCDIEGLSYEEIGATLGVKLGTVRSRIHRGRQALRDYLAAHPEAGVRPDALHAESA from the coding sequence ATGGATCGCGGAGGACGCTCTGTCAGGGGCATGGGGAATAGACATTTGCAGCTTCGTGTTTCTGACTGCAATGAACTGTCAATCCTCGATGGCAGGTCAGAGTCGGAGGAACTCAACATCACTACGCTTTTGAGCCCAACCAGCATGTCGCATCCCCAAGATCGTCGCGACGACGAATGGGCGGAGACGCCGGACGAATTGTCGGGCACCGCGGTGTTCGACGCGACGGGGGACAAGGCGGCGATGCCGTCCTGGGACGAATTGGTGCGGCAGCACGCCGATCGGGTGTACCGGCTGGCCTACCGCCTTTCCGGCAACCAGCACGACGCCGAGGACCTCACGCAGGAGACCTTCATCCGGGTCTTCCGGTCGGTGCAGAATTACCAGCCCGGCACGTTCGAGGGCTGGCTGCACCGCATCACCACCAACTTGTTCCTCGACATGGTGCGCCGGCGCGCCCGCATCCGGATGGAGGCGCTGCCCGAGGATTACGACCGGGTGCCCGCCGACGAGCCGAATCCCGAGCAGATCTACCACGACTCGCGGCTTGGCCCGGACCTGCAGGCGGCCCTGGACTCGCTGCCGCCGGAGTTTCGTGCGGCGGTCGTCCTGTGTGACATCGAAGGCCTGTCCTACGAGGAAATCGGCGCGACCCTCGGGGTGAAGCTGGGCACCGTGCGCAGCCGCATTCACCGGGGACGCCAGGCGCTGCGCGACTATCTGGCCGCACACCCGGAAGCCGGCGTCCGCCCGGACGCGCTGCACGCCGAGTCGGCCTAG
- a CDS encoding O-methyltransferase, whose amino-acid sequence MDGTDADAPGQTAPSRAESLAAHAEGSISEDALLVAARERAVDIGAGAVTPAVGALLSLLTKLTGGKAVAEVGTGAGVSGLWLLSGMSDDGVLTTIDIEPEYLRLAKQAFSEAGIGPSRTRLISGRAQDVLTRLADESYDLVFIDADPADQPAYVVEGVRLLRPGGVIVVHRAALGGRAGDPAARDAEVTAVREAARLIAEDERLTPALVPLGDGILAAVRD is encoded by the coding sequence ATGGACGGCACCGACGCAGACGCCCCCGGCCAGACGGCCCCCAGCCGGGCCGAGTCGCTTGCCGCGCATGCCGAGGGTTCGATCTCCGAGGACGCGCTTCTGGTCGCCGCCCGCGAGCGGGCCGTGGACATCGGCGCCGGGGCGGTAACGCCGGCGGTCGGCGCGCTGCTGAGCCTGCTGACCAAACTGACCGGCGGCAAGGCCGTCGCCGAGGTCGGCACCGGCGCGGGAGTGAGCGGGCTGTGGTTGTTGTCAGGCATGAGCGACGACGGCGTACTGACGACGATCGACATCGAACCCGAGTATCTGCGCCTGGCTAAGCAGGCGTTCTCCGAGGCCGGCATCGGGCCGTCGCGCACCCGGCTGATCAGCGGCCGCGCCCAGGACGTGCTGACCAGGCTCGCCGACGAGTCGTACGACCTGGTCTTCATCGACGCCGATCCGGCCGACCAGCCGGCTTATGTCGTCGAGGGCGTGCGGCTGTTGCGGCCCGGAGGCGTCATCGTGGTGCACCGGGCGGCGTTGGGCGGGCGCGCCGGCGACCCCGCGGCCCGCGACGCCGAGGTGACGGCCGTCCGCGAGGCGGCCCGGCTCATCGCCGAGGACGAGCGACTCACCCCGGCACTGGTGCCACTCGGGGACGGCATCCTGGCCGCGGTCCGCGACTAG
- a CDS encoding TetR/AcrR family transcriptional regulator, with protein sequence MRSADLTAAARIRDAAIAQFGEQGFGVGLRAIAEAAGVSAALVIHHFGSKEGLRKACDDYIAEEIRDTKSEALKSNDPATWFAQLAEIESYAPMMAYLVRSMQSGGELANLLWRRMIDNVEGYLDEGVRAGTIKPSRDPHARARYLGITGGGGFLLYLQMHATPTDIRAVLRDYARDMVLPALEVYTEGLMVDRTMYDAFLAADEQGGSHAG encoded by the coding sequence ATGCGTTCAGCCGACCTGACCGCCGCCGCCCGGATCCGCGATGCGGCCATCGCGCAGTTCGGCGAGCAGGGCTTCGGCGTGGGACTGCGCGCGATCGCCGAAGCGGCGGGCGTGAGCGCCGCGCTGGTCATCCACCACTTCGGCTCGAAGGAAGGCCTGCGTAAGGCCTGCGACGACTACATCGCCGAAGAAATCCGCGACACCAAGTCCGAAGCGCTCAAGTCGAACGATCCCGCGACCTGGTTCGCACAGCTGGCCGAGATCGAGTCGTACGCACCCATGATGGCCTACCTGGTGCGCAGCATGCAGTCCGGTGGCGAGCTGGCGAACTTGCTGTGGCGCAGGATGATCGACAACGTCGAGGGATACCTCGACGAGGGCGTGCGCGCCGGCACCATCAAGCCCAGCCGCGATCCCCACGCCCGGGCCCGCTATCTGGGCATCACCGGCGGCGGCGGCTTTCTGCTCTACCTGCAGATGCACGCGACGCCAACCGACATCCGCGCCGTGCTGCGCGACTACGCCCGTGACATGGTCCTGCCCGCCCTCGAGGTCTACACGGAAGGCCTGATGGTGGACAGGACCATGTACGACGCATTCCTGGCCGCCGACGAGCAAGGAGGATCCCATGCCGGCTGA
- a CDS encoding ABC transporter ATP-binding protein, with the protein MPADKRAPIEIHGLIKTFGRARALDGLDLTVREGEVHGFLGPNGAGKSTTIRILLGLVKADGGTARLLGGDPWADAVGLHRQIAYVPGDVTLWPSLTGGETIDLLARMRGGLDRTRRAELIERFDLDPHKKVRSYSKGNRQKVSLISAFSSRAALLLLDEPSSGLDPLMEHVFQQCVGEARDRGATILLSSHILAETEALCERVTIIRSGRTVESGSLASMRHLSRTSIKAEVVGELGDLTRIKGVEDVSVDGSTLRAQVDDESLGELIRALGDAGVRSLVSQPPTLEELFLRHYDSEATPRKVPAL; encoded by the coding sequence ATGCCGGCTGACAAGCGAGCGCCCATCGAAATTCACGGCCTCATCAAGACTTTTGGGCGGGCGCGGGCACTGGACGGCCTCGACCTGACAGTGCGCGAGGGGGAAGTGCACGGGTTCCTCGGACCCAACGGGGCCGGCAAGTCGACGACCATCCGCATCCTGTTGGGCCTGGTCAAAGCCGACGGCGGGACAGCACGGCTGCTGGGTGGTGACCCGTGGGCCGACGCCGTCGGCCTGCACCGCCAGATCGCCTACGTGCCGGGCGACGTCACGCTCTGGCCGTCGCTGACCGGCGGCGAGACCATCGACCTGCTGGCGCGGATGCGGGGCGGCCTCGACCGGACCCGCCGCGCGGAGCTGATCGAGCGCTTCGACCTCGACCCCCACAAGAAGGTGCGTAGCTACTCGAAAGGCAACCGCCAGAAGGTATCGCTCATTTCGGCATTCTCGTCACGGGCCGCGCTGCTGCTCTTGGACGAGCCGAGCAGTGGGCTGGATCCATTGATGGAGCACGTCTTTCAGCAATGCGTGGGCGAAGCTCGCGACCGCGGGGCCACCATCCTGTTGTCCAGCCACATCCTGGCCGAGACCGAGGCACTGTGCGAGCGGGTGACCATCATCCGGTCCGGCAGGACGGTCGAGAGCGGCTCGCTGGCGTCGATGCGGCATCTGAGCCGCACCTCGATCAAGGCCGAAGTGGTTGGCGAACTCGGGGACCTCACCCGGATCAAAGGCGTCGAAGACGTCAGTGTCGACGGCAGCACACTACGCGCCCAGGTGGACGACGAAAGCCTCGGCGAACTGATCAGGGCGCTCGGCGACGCCGGTGTCCGCAGCCTCGTGAGCCAGCCGCCGACGCTCGAGGAGCTGTTCTTGCGGCACTACGACAGCGAAGCCACGCCTCGGAAGGTGCCGGCGCTGTGA
- a CDS encoding ABC transporter permease translates to MSTIATLDRPRPARRATSHFTGTLAVLRLNLRRDRASLPLWVLLLSVPLATVYVGSIAKVYPTEAARAGFAASITASPAQRALYGRIYNDSLGAVGVWKAGMFHLLIAIAVILTVIRHTRADEETGRTELVDSTAVGRYASLSAALLLAFGASVATGGIGAAGLLTTDVPAGGSLAFGAALAGSGLVFTAVAAVTAQLSPSARVARGAAFAVLAVAFTLRAVGDAGDGRLSWLSPLGWSLHVRPYAGDRWWVLLAHMVTAVALTAAAYRLLAGRDVGAGLIAERPGPAAAGPALGNVFGLAWRLDRGGLLLWTVGLCLYGLLIGSVVHGIGGELGDNGAARDIVARMGGTSALEDAFLAVAFTMMGMAAAAFAVSLTLRPHQEVAGQRAEATLAGAVSRSRWLASHLVLAIVGSTVAMLGSGLAGGLLYGIAAGDPGGKVGTVVASAAVQLPAVWLLAAVTVAIFGLAPRFAPVAWAVLVGFVGLYLVGSLAGFPQWLLDLEPFAHTPRAGTGFTATPLLWLLGIDTGLITLGTMAFRRRDVRC, encoded by the coding sequence GTGAGCACTATCGCGACGCTGGACCGGCCGCGCCCGGCACGTCGGGCCACCTCGCACTTTACGGGCACGCTCGCGGTCCTGCGGCTCAACCTGCGCCGCGACCGCGCCTCGCTGCCCCTGTGGGTGTTGCTCCTCTCGGTGCCGTTGGCCACCGTGTATGTCGGCAGCATCGCGAAGGTCTACCCCACCGAGGCCGCCCGCGCCGGATTCGCCGCCTCCATCACCGCCAGCCCGGCCCAGCGCGCGCTCTACGGGCGGATCTACAACGACAGCCTTGGGGCCGTGGGAGTTTGGAAGGCCGGCATGTTCCACCTGCTCATCGCGATCGCCGTCATCCTCACGGTGATCCGGCATACCCGCGCCGACGAGGAAACCGGCCGCACCGAATTGGTCGACTCGACCGCCGTCGGCCGGTACGCCAGCCTGAGCGCGGCGCTGCTGCTGGCGTTCGGGGCGTCGGTCGCCACCGGCGGGATCGGTGCGGCGGGGCTGCTCACGACCGACGTCCCCGCGGGCGGCTCACTCGCCTTCGGCGCGGCGCTCGCCGGCTCCGGCCTGGTGTTCACCGCGGTGGCCGCGGTGACGGCCCAGCTATCACCGAGCGCCCGGGTGGCCCGGGGAGCCGCGTTCGCCGTGCTGGCGGTCGCGTTCACCCTGCGCGCCGTCGGTGACGCCGGCGATGGCAGGCTCTCGTGGCTCTCGCCGCTGGGCTGGTCGCTTCATGTCAGGCCGTACGCCGGCGACCGCTGGTGGGTTCTATTGGCGCACATGGTGACCGCCGTGGCGCTGACCGCGGCGGCGTATCGATTGCTCGCCGGGCGCGACGTCGGGGCCGGGCTCATTGCCGAACGACCCGGCCCGGCCGCCGCCGGGCCCGCTCTCGGCAACGTCTTCGGCCTGGCGTGGCGGCTCGATCGCGGCGGGCTGCTGCTCTGGACCGTCGGCCTGTGCCTGTACGGGCTGTTGATCGGCAGCGTGGTGCACGGCATCGGCGGCGAGTTGGGCGACAACGGCGCGGCGCGTGACATCGTGGCGCGGATGGGCGGCACGAGCGCCTTGGAGGACGCCTTCCTCGCGGTGGCCTTCACAATGATGGGCATGGCGGCCGCCGCGTTCGCCGTGTCGCTCACCCTGCGACCGCACCAGGAGGTAGCCGGCCAGCGGGCCGAAGCCACCCTGGCCGGGGCGGTGTCCAGAAGTCGTTGGCTGGCAAGCCATCTGGTTCTCGCGATCGTCGGCTCCACGGTCGCGATGCTGGGCAGCGGACTGGCCGGCGGGCTCCTCTACGGCATCGCGGCAGGCGACCCCGGCGGAAAGGTCGGCACCGTCGTCGCGAGCGCCGCGGTACAGCTGCCCGCGGTCTGGTTGCTCGCCGCAGTGACCGTCGCGATCTTCGGGCTCGCGCCGCGTTTCGCTCCCGTGGCGTGGGCGGTGCTGGTCGGGTTCGTCGGCCTGTATCTCGTCGGTTCGTTGGCCGGATTCCCGCAGTGGTTGCTCGATCTGGAACCGTTCGCGCACACGCCACGCGCCGGCACGGGCTTCACCGCCACTCCGCTGCTGTGGCTGCTGGGCATTGACACGGGGCTGATCACTTTGGGCACCATGGCTTTTCGACGTCGCGATGTGCGTTGTTAG
- a CDS encoding methyltransferase family protein codes for MKTAVRLTASSIFGLASLAVILFLPAGTLHYWQAWVFMAAFTTASIIPTIYLARTNPAALRRRMRAGPRAETRTAQKVIITGSFVDLFAMMAFSAFDHRMGWSSAPVWLCLVGDVLVVTGLSVAMLVIVENSYAAATITVEAGQQVASGGLYQFVRHPMYVGNVIMMVGVPLALGSYWGLLFVIPGIAVLVFRILDEEELLIQDLTGYREYAQRVRYRLVPHVW; via the coding sequence ATGAAAACCGCTGTTCGACTCACGGCGTCCTCGATCTTCGGGCTGGCCTCGCTTGCCGTCATACTCTTCCTGCCCGCCGGGACGCTGCACTATTGGCAAGCCTGGGTTTTCATGGCCGCCTTCACGACGGCGTCAATCATCCCGACCATCTATCTGGCGCGGACCAATCCGGCGGCGCTGCGGCGGCGCATGCGTGCCGGGCCCCGCGCGGAGACCCGGACGGCCCAGAAGGTCATCATCACCGGGTCCTTCGTGGACCTCTTCGCGATGATGGCGTTCAGCGCATTCGATCATCGGATGGGCTGGTCGTCGGCGCCCGTGTGGCTGTGCCTGGTCGGTGACGTCCTGGTGGTCACCGGCTTGAGCGTCGCCATGTTGGTGATCGTCGAAAACAGCTACGCTGCGGCCACCATCACCGTGGAGGCGGGACAACAGGTGGCCTCCGGCGGCCTCTACCAGTTCGTCAGGCACCCGATGTATGTCGGCAACGTGATCATGATGGTGGGCGTGCCGCTGGCGCTTGGGTCCTATTGGGGACTGCTGTTCGTCATCCCGGGAATCGCGGTGCTCGTGTTCCGCATCCTCGACGAGGAGGAGCTACTCATCCAGGATCTGACCGGCTACCGCGAATACGCGCAGCGGGTGCGCTACCGACTGGTTCCGCACGTCTGGTAG
- the glgC gene encoding glucose-1-phosphate adenylyltransferase → MREAPHVLGIVLAGGEGKRLYPLTADRAKPAVPFGGAYRLIDFVLSNLVNARYLRICVLTQYKSHSLDRHISQNWRLSGLAGEYITPVPAQQRLGPRWYTGSADAIYQSLNLIYDEDPDYIVVFGADHVYRMDPEQMVQFHIESGAGATVAGIRVPRGEASAFGCIDADDSGRIREFVEKPLNPPGIPDDPASAFVSMGNYIFTTKVLIDAIRADADDDHSDHDMGGDIIPRLVDDGMAAVYDFKDNEVPGATDRDRGYWRDVGTLDAFYDAHMDLVSVHPVFNLYNKRWPIRGESENLAPAKFVNGGSAQESVVGAGSIISAASVRNSVLSSNVVVDDGAIVEGSVIMPGARVGRGAVVRHAILDKNVVVGPGEMVGVDLEKDRERFAISTGGVVAVGKGVWI, encoded by the coding sequence ATGAGGGAAGCGCCACACGTGCTGGGTATCGTCCTGGCCGGCGGTGAGGGCAAGCGGCTGTATCCGCTGACGGCGGACCGTGCCAAGCCCGCGGTTCCCTTCGGGGGTGCCTATCGGCTCATCGACTTCGTGCTGTCCAACCTCGTCAACGCCCGCTATTTGCGGATCTGCGTTCTCACCCAGTACAAGTCGCATTCACTCGACCGTCATATTTCGCAGAACTGGCGCCTGTCCGGGCTCGCCGGGGAGTACATCACCCCCGTCCCGGCGCAGCAGCGACTCGGCCCGCGTTGGTACACCGGCTCCGCCGACGCGATCTACCAGTCACTGAACCTCATCTACGATGAAGACCCCGACTACATAGTGGTTTTCGGCGCCGACCACGTGTACCGGATGGACCCGGAGCAGATGGTCCAGTTCCATATCGAAAGCGGGGCGGGCGCAACCGTGGCCGGCATCCGGGTCCCGCGCGGCGAGGCGAGCGCCTTCGGGTGCATCGATGCCGACGACTCCGGCCGCATCCGCGAATTCGTCGAGAAGCCTTTGAATCCGCCGGGGATCCCGGACGACCCGGCTTCGGCGTTCGTGTCGATGGGCAACTACATCTTCACCACTAAGGTGCTCATCGACGCGATCCGCGCCGACGCCGACGACGATCACTCCGACCACGACATGGGCGGCGACATCATCCCCCGCCTGGTGGACGACGGGATGGCCGCCGTGTACGACTTCAAGGACAACGAGGTGCCCGGCGCGACCGACCGCGACCGCGGCTACTGGCGGGACGTGGGGACGCTCGACGCGTTCTACGACGCCCACATGGATTTGGTGTCGGTACATCCGGTGTTCAACCTGTACAACAAGCGGTGGCCGATCCGTGGGGAGTCGGAAAACCTTGCGCCCGCCAAGTTCGTCAACGGCGGCTCGGCGCAGGAATCGGTGGTGGGCGCGGGCAGCATCATCTCGGCCGCGTCGGTGCGCAACTCCGTGCTCTCGTCGAACGTCGTGGTCGACGACGGCGCGATCGTCGAGGGAAGCGTGATCATGCCGGGCGCCCGCGTGGGCCGCGGCGCCGTGGTGCGCCACGCGATCCTCGACAAGAACGTCGTCGTCGGGCCGGGCGAGATGGTCGGCGTGGATTTGGAGAAGGACCGGGAGCGCTTCGCGATCAGCACCGGCGGCGTCGTCGCCGTGGGCAAGGGCGTCTGGATCTGA
- the glgA gene encoding glycogen synthase, with amino-acid sequence MRVAMMTREYPPEVYGGAGVHVTELVAQLRRLCAVDVHCMGAPRPGAFVHQPDPRLKHANPAMSTLSADLMMANAASEATVAHSHTWYTGLAGHLAATLYDIPHVLTAHSLEPRRPWKAEQLGGGYRVSTWVEHTAILAADAVIAVSSAMREDVLRVYPALDPSVVHVIRNGIDTDVWHPAGPAESGSVLAELGVDPSRPMVAFVGRITRQKGVAHLVAAAHRFSPDVQVVLCAGAPDTPEIAEEVRAAVDELAHSRTGVFWIREMLPIGELREILSAATVFVCPSVYEPLGIVNLEAMACATPVVASDVGGIPEVVADGVTGSLVHYDDADPEGYRTGLAEAVNELVADSEKAKRYGQAGRRRCVDEFSWTHIAEQTLDIYRKVCA; translated from the coding sequence ATGCGGGTGGCGATGATGACTCGGGAGTATCCACCCGAGGTGTATGGCGGAGCGGGGGTCCATGTCACCGAGCTGGTCGCCCAACTGCGCCGACTGTGCGCGGTCGACGTGCACTGCATGGGCGCACCACGGCCCGGCGCCTTCGTACACCAGCCCGATCCGCGGCTGAAGCACGCCAACCCGGCGATGTCGACCCTGTCGGCCGACCTGATGATGGCCAACGCCGCGTCGGAGGCCACCGTCGCGCATTCCCACACGTGGTACACCGGGCTGGCCGGGCACCTGGCCGCCACGCTCTACGACATCCCCCACGTGCTGACCGCGCATTCGCTCGAGCCTCGCCGGCCGTGGAAGGCAGAACAGCTCGGCGGCGGCTACCGCGTTTCGACGTGGGTGGAGCACACCGCCATCTTGGCCGCCGACGCCGTCATCGCCGTCAGTTCCGCGATGCGCGAGGATGTGCTGCGGGTCTACCCGGCACTCGATCCGAGCGTGGTACACGTCATCCGCAACGGGATCGACACCGACGTCTGGCACCCGGCCGGGCCGGCGGAATCCGGGTCCGTGCTGGCCGAGTTGGGCGTCGATCCGAGCCGGCCCATGGTGGCGTTCGTCGGGCGGATCACCCGGCAGAAGGGCGTGGCTCACCTCGTGGCGGCCGCGCACCGATTCAGCCCCGACGTTCAGGTGGTGCTGTGCGCCGGCGCCCCTGACACCCCCGAGATTGCCGAAGAGGTGCGGGCCGCGGTCGACGAGCTGGCCCACAGCCGCACCGGCGTGTTCTGGATCCGCGAAATGCTCCCCATCGGGGAGTTACGCGAAATACTCTCGGCCGCAACGGTTTTCGTCTGCCCATCGGTGTACGAGCCGCTGGGGATTGTCAACCTGGAGGCGATGGCCTGCGCAACACCGGTGGTGGCGTCTGACGTTGGCGGGATCCCCGAGGTGGTCGCCGACGGGGTCACCGGGTCGTTGGTTCACTACGACGACGCCGACCCCGAGGGTTACCGGACGGGACTGGCTGAGGCGGTCAATGAGCTGGTTGCCGATTCCGAGAAGGCGAAGCGGTACGGCCAGGCGGGACGCCGGCGTTGCGTTGACGAATTCTCGTGGACTCACATCGCAGAGCAGACGCTGGACATCTATCGAAAGGTCTGCGCCTAG
- a CDS encoding DUF3117 domain-containing protein: MAAMKPRTGDGPLEATKEGRGIVMRVPLEGGGRLVVELTPDEAAALGDELKGVTSST; this comes from the coding sequence ATGGCGGCGATGAAGCCCCGGACCGGGGACGGTCCTCTGGAAGCAACGAAGGAGGGGCGCGGCATCGTGATGCGGGTACCACTTGAAGGAGGCGGTCGGCTGGTCGTCGAACTGACGCCCGACGAGGCTGCCGCTCTGGGCGACGAACTCAAAGGCGTGACGAGCTCAACCTGA
- a CDS encoding DNA-3-methyladenine glycosylase I yields the protein MNNDELVRCAWATLKPGPDFELYRDYHDQEWGRPLHDSVGLFERMSLEAFQSGLSWLIILRKRDNFRRAFSGFDIETVAGYTDADVQRLLADQGIVRNRSKIEATIANARAAADLGSSTELSDLLWSFAPSSRPRPADPSEIPSATEESKAMARELKRRGFRFVGPTTAYALMQATGMVDDHVRDCWVPSGR from the coding sequence GTGAACAACGACGAGCTGGTCCGCTGTGCCTGGGCGACCCTCAAGCCGGGCCCGGACTTCGAGCTGTACCGGGATTACCACGACCAGGAGTGGGGCCGGCCGCTGCACGATTCCGTCGGCCTGTTCGAGCGGATGAGCCTCGAGGCCTTTCAGAGCGGCCTGTCGTGGCTGATCATCCTGCGCAAACGGGACAACTTCCGGCGCGCCTTCTCCGGCTTCGACATCGAGACCGTGGCCGGCTACACCGACGCCGACGTGCAGAGGCTGTTGGCGGACCAAGGCATCGTCCGTAATCGCTCCAAGATCGAGGCGACGATCGCGAACGCGCGCGCCGCCGCCGACCTCGGGTCGTCGACGGAGCTGTCCGACTTGCTGTGGTCGTTCGCGCCGTCCTCGCGGCCGCGGCCCGCCGACCCGTCCGAAATTCCTTCGGCCACGGAGGAGTCGAAGGCCATGGCGCGGGAGCTCAAGCGGCGCGGGTTTCGGTTCGTCGGGCCGACAACCGCCTATGCCCTGATGCAGGCGACGGGCATGGTGGACGACCATGTTCGCGACTGCTGGGTGCCTTCAGGTCGGTGA
- a CDS encoding DivIVA domain-containing protein — protein MALVLLYLVVLVLVGIVLFGAASLLFGRGEQLPPLPRGTTATVLPAYGVTGADVDAVKFTQVLRGYKTSEVDWVLDRLARELETLRGQLAQAQAAPTGASEAEAVPVEPEEAGDRQDKM, from the coding sequence GTGGCCTTGGTCTTGCTGTACCTGGTGGTGCTGGTGCTGGTGGGGATCGTGCTGTTCGGCGCGGCAAGCCTGCTGTTCGGCCGAGGCGAGCAGCTGCCGCCCCTGCCGCGGGGCACCACCGCGACGGTGCTGCCCGCGTACGGCGTGACGGGCGCCGACGTCGACGCCGTCAAGTTCACCCAGGTGCTTCGCGGCTACAAGACCAGCGAGGTGGATTGGGTGCTCGACCGGCTCGCCCGGGAGCTCGAGACCCTGCGTGGTCAGCTGGCACAGGCGCAGGCGGCGCCGACGGGCGCGTCCGAGGCCGAGGCGGTTCCAGTGGAACCCGAGGAGGCCGGCGACCGTCAGGACAAGATGTGA